The following proteins come from a genomic window of Phaeodactylum tricornutum CCAP 1055/1 chromosome 19, whole genome shotgun sequence:
- a CDS encoding predicted protein: LRRHLTVWDLILIGVGGTIGSGIFVLTGQIAAQSAGPLTFLSFAIAGIAACCSGVCYAELSARIPAAGSTYVYAYVCLGEVAAVVAAACLTLEYGVAGAAVARSWGDKVVLWMQTSFGVSVASWMMPWGVNLPAAVVSLGSTLLLLAGVQESKNVSNVITSLKMAIVAFMTIGGFILYQKVNMQAPLAPFGVDGVLRGATTSFFGYLGYDEVCVVAGEALHPARDMPRAVLGTISIVTVFYVLSALALTGMVHYSDISPTSGFPEAFATRHVMWASQLTALGELVTLPVVVLVSLMAQPRLTFGMASDGLLPAIFAQVDSTGNLQGGTLVSGLVMTFVATFIPFVYLNDLISAGILLAFSMTNSCLLLLRCEPPTRQP, from the coding sequence CTCCGCCGACACCTGACGGTGTGGGATTTGATACTCATTGGAGTCGGTGGCACCATTGGCTCCGGGATCTTTGTATTGACGGGACAAATTGCCGCTCAATCCGCTGGTCCTTTGACTTTTCTGTCCTTTGCGATTGCCGGTATCGCCGCTTGTTGCTCCGGCGTGTGCTACGCCGAATTATCGGCACGGATTCCGGCCGCCGGATCGACCTACGTGTACGCCTATGTCTGTCTGGGAGAAGTTGCGGCCGTCGTGGCGGCAGCCTGTCTCACGCTCGAGTACGGCGTCGCCGGGGCGGCCGTCGCACGATCCTGGGGTGACAAGGTCGTGCTGTGGATGCAAACGTCCTTTGGCGTGTCCGTGGCCTCCTGGATGATGCCCTGGGGCGTTAATCTTCCCGCCGCCGTCGTCTCGTTGGGATCAACCCTTTTGCTGTTGGCTGGCGTGCAAGAAAGTAAGAATGTTTCGAACGTGATTACGTCGCTGAAAATGGCGATTGTTGCGTTCATGACCATTGGTGGCTTTATCCTCTACCAAAAAGTCAACATGCAAGCTCCGTTGGCGCCGTTCGGAGTGGACGGGGTCTTACGGGGCGCCACAACCAGCTTTTTTGGATATCTCGGATACGATGAAGTCTGTGTGGTAGCCGGGGAAGCTTTGCATCCTGCGAGAGACATGCCCCGAGCCGTCTTGGGGACCATTTCAATTGTCACGGTGTTCTACGTGTTATCGGCGCTAGCCTTGACCGGTATGGTGCATTACAGCGATATTAGTCCGACGTCGGGCTTTCCCGAAGCCTTTGCTACCCGACACGTTATGTGGGCCTCGCAACTGACGGCGCTGGGGGAGCTCGTTACGCTACCGGTCGTAGTACTGGTCTCCCTTATGGCCCAGCCGCGATTGACCTTTGGTATGGCCAGTGATGGCTTGCTACCGGCAATTTTTGCCCAAGTGGATAGCACTGGAAATCTTCAAGGAGGAACATTGGTTTCTGGTTTGGTCATGACGTTCGTGGCAACGTTTATCCCCTTTGTGTACTTAAATGATTTGATCAGCGCTGGCATTCTCCTCGCCTTTAGCATGACCAACTCGtgtttgctgctgttgagATGCGAACCACCGACTCGGCAACCC
- a CDS encoding predicted protein, with the protein MKTPESVLKKEATQAKIQKAQAEATTAATAQGVADREAFAKQAQTYQDEYAAAEKAAVDNRRAAKVAGGFYVPAEPKLALIVRIRGTIGVSPKAKKVMQLFRLRQLHNATFVKLNEATIRMLRLIEPYVTYGYPTRATVEKLIYKRGFGKLHKQRIAIADNTVIQEGLGQYNIRCTADLVHEIITVGPHFKQANNFLWPFKLSSPRGGFSSKTKLLHFLEGGEAGARGDEINKFVKKML; encoded by the coding sequence ATGAAGACTCCGGAATCTGTCCTCAAGAAAGAAGCGACGCAGGCCAAGATCCAAAAGGCGCAGGCGGAAGCCACCACGGCGGCAACGGCGCAGGGGGTGGCCGACCGGGAGGCCTTTGCGAAACAGGCCCAGACCTACCAGGACGAGTACGCCGCCGCGGAAAAGGCCGCGGTGGACAATCGTCGGGCCGCCAAGGTCGCCGGGGGTTTCTACGTACCCGCCGAACCCAAGCTTGCGCTCATTGTCCGAATCCGGGGTACCATTGGCGTCTCGCCCAAGGCCAAGAAGGTCATGCAGCTCTTCCGCCTCCGGCAGTTGCACAACGCGACCTTTGTCAAACTCAACGAAGCCACCATCCGCATGCTGCGACTCATCGAACCCTACGTCACCTACGGTTACCCCACACGCGCAACGGTGGAAAAACTTATTTACAAACGCGGCTTTGGCAAACTTCACAAGCAACGCatcgccattgccgacaacACCGTCATTCAGGAAGGACTCGGACAGTACAACATTCGCTGCACCGCCGATCTCGTTCACGAAATCATCACCGTGGGACCGCACTTTAAGCAAGCCAACAACTTTTTGTGGCCCTTCAAGCTGTCCAGTCCGCGTGGAGGATTCTCCAGCAAGACCAAGCTGTTGcactttttggaaggcgGTGAAGCCGGTGCCCGTGGTGACGAAATCAACAAGTTTGTCAAGAAAATGCTCTAA
- a CDS encoding predicted protein: protein VFIVTTAALPWMTGTAVNPLLRAAYLTLRNAARCPHQDCDGTNNSSNAITNKTNTNTTVTLVIPWLESAADRVLLYGDAWKHATTAVQETFIREWLVTRASLTSQQAHSVVIVFYPARYHHGLSSIFAMGDFCERLTVPDDAVCLLEEPEHINCYRAPGKTSWRKKFAHVVGIIHTNYKAYASHHYSGLLTGPLVGVLSSWCVRAYCDKVIKLSPVLQTYAAEKETVCNVHGIRDEFLHTPAPTGPKIYFLGKLLWAKGLDKMLRLQYAYRKATGSYFAMDVFGSGPEEKEIRKAFLGEALEDDDFLGRQDHGTISTDYKIMVNPSITEVLCTSTAEAVAMSKFVILPTHPSNVFFEQFPNCLFYETPADFCRVLQHATSHNPEPLTPECRDVLSWSAATTRLLEAGQVSERDAA, encoded by the exons GTATTCATTGTTACCACCGCGGCCTTGCCCTGGATGACGGGAACCGCCGTCAACCCATTGCTCCGGGCAGCCTACCTAACTCTGCGTAACGCTGCTCGCTGTCCACATCAGGATTGCGACGGAACCAACAATAGTAGCAACGCCATCACCAATAAAACCAACACAAACACGACGGTCACGCTGGTCATTCCGTGGTTGGAGTCCGCCGCGGATCGAGTCTTGCTCTACGGCGACGCTTGGAAACACGCCACCACCGCCGTACAGGAAACATTCATACGCGAATGGCTCGTCACCCGTGCCAGCCTAACCTCCCAACAAGCTCACAGTGTGGTCATTGTCTTTTACCCCGCCCGCTACCATCACGGACTTTCCAGTATCTTTGCCATGGGCGATTTCTGCGAACGACTCACCGTAccggacgacgccgtctGTTTACTGGAAGAACCCGAACACATCAATTGCTACCGGGCTCCGGGCAAAACATCCTGGCGGAAAAAATTTGCTCACGTCGTGGGGATTATCCACACTAACTACAAAGCCTACGCCTCTCACCACTACAGTGGTTTGCTTACCGGACCCTTGGTCGGGGTGTTGTCCAGTTGGTGTGTACGGGCCTATTGCGATAAGGTCATCAAGTTAAGCCCGGTTCTGCAAACCTACgcggccgaaaaggaaactGTTTGCAACGTCCACGGAATACGGGACGAGTTTTTGCACACGCCGGCACCGACCGGTCCCAAAATTTATTTCTTGGGAAAGCTACTGTGGGCCAAGGGACTGGACAAGATGTTGAGGTTGCAGTATGCCTACCGCAAAGCGACCGGATCGTACTTTGCCATGGACGTCTTTGGGAGCGGgccggaggaaaaggaaatacGAAAAGCATTCTTGGGAGAAGcactggaagacgacgat TTTTTGGGCCGTCAAGACCACGGGACCATTTCGACGGACTACAAAATCATGGTCAATCCGAGTATCACCGAAGTGCTGTGCACGTCGACGGCCGAAGCTGTTGCCATGTCCAAGTTTGTCATTCTACCTACCCACCCGTCGAACGTATTTTTTGAACAGTTCCCCAACTGTCTCTTTTACGAAACACCCGCCGACTTTTGCCGTGTCCTGCAACACGCCACGTCGCACAATCCGGAACCCCTGACACCGGAGTGCCGAGACGTACTAAGCTGGTCCGCCGCCACAACACGCTTACTGGAGGCGGGGCAAGTGTCGGAACGGGACGCCGCC
- a CDS encoding predicted protein yields the protein MRTELLTDTSIPILFFDEIILFEDDLHDNGQVEFSVKLRVMPSCAYVLARLWLRVDNVVVRIRETRLLVDFFGIKPKIFRDVTWRECYWGELGAHGLPTDVRSW from the coding sequence ATGCGCACCGAGCTGTTGACTGACACTTCCATTCCAATTCTTTTCTTTGACGAGATTATTCTATTTGAAGATGATTTACACGACAATGGACAGGTCGAGTTCTCCGTCAAACTGCGTGTCATGCCCTCGTGCGCATACGTCCTGGCCCGATTGTGGCTGCGCGTGGACAACGTTGTCGTCCGGATACGGGAGACCCGCTTGCTAGTGGATTTCTTCGGCATCAAGCCCAAGATCTTCCGCGACGTTACATGGAGAGAGTGTTATTGGGGTGAGTTGGGCGCGCACGGTTTGCCTACAGACGTACGCTCTTGG